Proteins encoded by one window of Cannabis sativa cultivar Pink pepper isolate KNU-18-1 chromosome 4, ASM2916894v1, whole genome shotgun sequence:
- the LOC115712145 gene encoding protein TIFY 9, whose product MARATVELDFFGIERDQSSSISQFQKFLHRQRSFRGFQSAISKINPEVLKSVIGNRKLDINGVPFEDSKKSFSVPSSPKSDKTLFPVLPVFVPNASRATSENLPETTPLTIFYNGSVSVFDVPRDKAENILKIAIEGSNNVIESTTVDPNPTPPLSNDQTHLLDPLNGDLPIARRKSLQRFLEKRKERLTSVSPYMCDN is encoded by the exons ATGGCCAGGGCTACCGTCGAGCTCGATTTCTTCGGCATCGAGAGGGATCAGTCCTCTTCCATATCTCAGTTCCAGAAGTTCCTCCATCGCCAACGAAGCTTTCGAG GTTTTCAAAGCGCCATTTCGAAGATTAACCCTGAGGTTCTGAAATCTGTGATTGGGAACCGGAAATTAGACATTAATGGCGTTCCGTTTGAAGACTCGAAGAAATCGTTTTCGGTTCCTTCTAGCCCCAAATCGGATAAGACACTATTTCCTGTTTTGCCTGTTTTTGTGCCTAACGCTTCCAG GGCAACTTCTGAGAACCTTCCTGAAACAACTCCATTAACTATTTTCTATAACGGAAGCGTCTCTGTTTTCGATGTTCCTCGAGATAAG GCTGAGAACATTCTAAAGATTGCCATAGAAGGAAGCAACAATGTTATTGAATCAACCACAGTTGATCCGAATCCAACACCACCTCTTTCAAACGACCAAACACACCTCCTTGATCCTCTCAATGGAG ATCTGCCGATTGCACGTCGGAAATCGTTGCAGAGATTTTTGGAAAAACGCAAAGAAAG GTTAACATCAGTATCACCGTACATGTGCGATAATTAA